TGAACCACGGACGAACGATGTCAGCAGTTGTCATTCCCATCAAGGACGTCGAGTACGAGCACCCGCTGCCCGGCAATACCTGCGATACCCGGCATGCCTGGGCGCGCGTGCCGGTCGAGCCGTCCGCCGCCGAGCGCGCCGCGCTCAAAGACAGGATCCGCCGCCTGCTGAAGGAGCGCAATGCGGTGATGGTCTCGCACTACTACGTGCACCCCGACCTGCAGGACCTGGCCGAGGAGACCGGCGGCATCGTGAGCGATTCGCTCGAGATGGCACGCTTCGGCCGCGACCATGCGGCCGGCACGCTGGTGGTGTCCGGCGTGCGCTTCATGGGCGAAACCTCCAAGATCCTGTCGCCGCACAAGCGCGTGCTGATGCCCGACCTGGACGCCACCTGCTCGCTCGACCTGGGCTGCCCGGCCGACGAGTTCAGCGCCTTCTGCGACGCGCATCCGGATCGCACGGTGGTGGTCTACGCCAACACCAGCGCGGCGGTGAAGGCCCGGTCCGACTGGCTGGTCACCTCCAGCTGCGCGGTGGACATCGTGCGGGCGCTGGCCGAGAAGGGGCACAAGATCCTGTGGGCGCCCGACAAGCACCTGGGGCACTACATCCAGCGCGAGACCGGCGCCGACATGGTGTTCTGGAACGGCTCGTGCATCGTGCACGACGAGTTCAAGGGCTTCGAGCTGGAAGCCCTCAAGAAGGATCATCCCGCGGCCAAGGTGCTGGTTCACCCGGAATCGCCGGCCGATGTGATCGCGCTGGCGGACGCGGTCGGCTCCACCTCGGGCATCCTGAAGGCTGCGCGCGAGATGGACGCGACCGAGTTCATCGTCGCCACCGACAACGGCATGATGCACAAGCTGCGAACGCTCAACCCGGGCAAGGTGTTCATCGAAGCGCCCACGGCCGGCAACAGCGCGACCTGCAAGAGTTGCGCGCACTGCCCCTGGATGGCCATGAACGGCCTGGCGGGGCTGGCGCAGGTGCTGGAATCCGGGGCCAACGAGATCTTCGTGGACGAGACCATCATCGATCGCGCCCGCATGCCGATCGAGCGCATGCTCGCGTTCACGGCGGCGCTGAAGGCCGGGCAGCCGGCCGGCAGCCTCGTACCGAACATCGGCGCGGCCTAGTGTCCTGTCACTTGCAGCCGCAGTCTGTCGAAATCGTTCCGCGCCGAACGACATTGTCCGGGTGCGCCATGGGGGCGCGCCGCAATGGTTATCCACCAGGAGATTTCGATGGAATACATGCTGCTGATCCACTCCGACCCCACCGGCTGGGCGTCGCTGACCGAAACCCAGCGCGCGCAGGGCCTGGCCGCCTACGGCGCGTACACCGAAGCGCTGCGCAAGGCCGAGGTGCTGCGCGGCTCGAACCGGCTGCGCCCGGCCGACGCCTCGACCACCGTGCGCGTGCGCGAGGGCAAGACCGAAGTGCTGAACGGCCCGTTCATCGAGACACGCGAGCAGCTGGGCGGCTACTACCTGATCGACGTGACTGACCTGGACGCCGCGCTCGGCTGGGCGGCGCGCTGCCCCGGCGCGAGCCACGGCTCGGTCGAAGTGCGGCCGGTGTGGGCGATGTGACGTCCGCGGCCGAAGCGGCGGAGGCGGCCGCGCGGCGCAGCTACGGCAAGCTGGTCGCCATCCTCGCGGCGCGCACGGGCGACGTCGCCGGGGCGGAGGACGCGCTGTCGGAGGCTTTCGGCGCGGCGCTGGCCGATTGGCCGGTGCGCGGCGTGCCCGCCACTGCGGAGGCCTGGCTGCTCACCGTGGCCCGCCGCCGCATCGTCGACGCGGTGCGGCGCAGGCAGCAGGACGACGATGCTTCACGGCATTTCGCGTTGCTGGAGGAGCTCGCCGAGCCGGCCGATGCGAACGCGCTGCCTGACCGCCGGCTCGAGCTGCTGTTCGCCTGCGCGCATCCCGGCATCGACCGCCAGGCACATGCACCGCTGATGCTGCAGACCGTGCTCGGCTTCGACGCCGGGACGATCGCCTCGGCTTTCCTCGTCGCGCCGGCGGCGATGGGCCAGCGGCTGGTGCGGGCCAAGGCCAAGATACGCCAGGCCGGCATCGGATTCCGCGTGCCCGGGCCGGCCGAACTGCCCCCGCGCCTCGACAGCGTGCTCGAGGCGATCTATGCCGCCTATGCCGAAGGCTGGACCGATGGCGGGGGCGCGGACCCGCGGCGCCGCAACCTCGCCGAGGAGGCGATCTGGCTCGGGCGCCTGGTCGCCGCGCTGCTGCCCGGCGAAGCCGAAGCGCTCGGCCTGCTGG
Above is a window of Ramlibacter tataouinensis DNA encoding:
- the nadA gene encoding quinolinate synthase NadA, with the translated sequence MSAVVIPIKDVEYEHPLPGNTCDTRHAWARVPVEPSAAERAALKDRIRRLLKERNAVMVSHYYVHPDLQDLAEETGGIVSDSLEMARFGRDHAAGTLVVSGVRFMGETSKILSPHKRVLMPDLDATCSLDLGCPADEFSAFCDAHPDRTVVVYANTSAAVKARSDWLVTSSCAVDIVRALAEKGHKILWAPDKHLGHYIQRETGADMVFWNGSCIVHDEFKGFELEALKKDHPAAKVLVHPESPADVIALADAVGSTSGILKAAREMDATEFIVATDNGMMHKLRTLNPGKVFIEAPTAGNSATCKSCAHCPWMAMNGLAGLAQVLESGANEIFVDETIIDRARMPIERMLAFTAALKAGQPAGSLVPNIGAA
- a CDS encoding YciI family protein; the protein is MEYMLLIHSDPTGWASLTETQRAQGLAAYGAYTEALRKAEVLRGSNRLRPADASTTVRVREGKTEVLNGPFIETREQLGGYYLIDVTDLDAALGWAARCPGASHGSVEVRPVWAM
- a CDS encoding RNA polymerase sigma factor produces the protein MTSAAEAAEAAARRSYGKLVAILAARTGDVAGAEDALSEAFGAALADWPVRGVPATAEAWLLTVARRRIVDAVRRRQQDDDASRHFALLEELAEPADANALPDRRLELLFACAHPGIDRQAHAPLMLQTVLGFDAGTIASAFLVAPAAMGQRLVRAKAKIRQAGIGFRVPGPAELPPRLDSVLEAIYAAYAEGWTDGGGADPRRRNLAEEAIWLGRLVAALLPGEAEALGLLALMLHAHARRAARRDARGEYVPIAAQEVSRWDAAMIDEAEGLLHRANAFASPGRYQLEAALQSAHSVRRAGAPVPWAAIVGLYDALQALSPSPVTALNRAVASAEVQGPAAALAALDALGSDARLRDYQPYWAARAELLARAGHAAQARAAYERAIGLERDEAVRRFLQQRAALL